TCAATTCCGCCGCCTGATCAAACTGAGCGACCGCTAGACGGAAGGTGTGATTGTCCATCTCGTGAACGGGCGATCGTGCCATCAGGTACCCTCCGTCCAGCTCACTCCGAAGACACGAGCGAATTCATCCACAAAGCGTGTGTGCACGGCAGCGATGTCGAGCGGATGTCCGATAACTTTCTCCATCGATGTCACACGGCAGCCGGCAATGCCGCAGGGAATAATCCGTTCGAATGGGGCCAGATCCATCGCAACATTGAGCGCAATCCCGTGCATGGTAATGCCGCGCTCGATCCGCACGCCCACGGCAGCGATCTTGGCCGGTGCGTTGTGACTGACCCAGACTCCGGGAAACTTGTCCAGACGGTTTCCTTCGATCCCCCACGTTGCCAGGGTGCCGATGAGCACCTCCTCGAGCTTGCGCACATAGGCCTTGGGACCGGCACAGAAGTTAGTCAGCTTCAGAATGGGATAGGCGACGAGTTGACCGGGGCCGTGGTAGGTGATCGAGCCGCCACGCTCGACATGGTGAACGGGAACGCCGGTTGCACGCAGGGCGGCCTCACCACCCCAGTGTTCCTCGCGGCCCGATCGGCCGACGGTAAAAACCGGCCCGTGTTCGAGTAGGAGCAGCGTATCGGAACGCTGTCCCTTGCACCGCTCGTCCACGAATCGCTTCTGCAATGCCCGGGCCTTGTCATAGTCGAGGCGATCGTATCGAACCAGCGCGGCAGCCCCGACAGTGTGCCGTTCCAGGACCTTCATCGTGTCTCCGGCTGGGACGGCTGTCGCGGCAGCGCGATCGTGAAGGAGCCTTTTTTCCCAAACACCGTTAACTGCGCGGGATTGTTATCTCCCTGACGGAGATAGGCGTGCCAAAAGTCCCCCATGTTGTAGATCTCGAGGTTGTCCACGGCGGTGATCACGTTGCCGCTCTGTATGCCAAGCCTGCTGATGAGCTTGGACGGATCGAGCTGAGCAGCGAGCACGCCGCGGTCGATGTCCAGATTGAAACTGGCCACGACGCTGGGCGTCACGGTGATCGGAACAAATCCCAG
The Nitrospira sp. DNA segment above includes these coding regions:
- the lipB gene encoding lipoyl(octanoyl) transferase LipB; the encoded protein is MKVLERHTVGAAALVRYDRLDYDKARALQKRFVDERCKGQRSDTLLLLEHGPVFTVGRSGREEHWGGEAALRATGVPVHHVERGGSITYHGPGQLVAYPILKLTNFCAGPKAYVRKLEEVLIGTLATWGIEGNRLDKFPGVWVSHNAPAKIAAVGVRIERGITMHGIALNVAMDLAPFERIIPCGIAGCRVTSMEKVIGHPLDIAAVHTRFVDEFARVFGVSWTEGT